From Topomyia yanbarensis strain Yona2022 chromosome 1, ASM3024719v1, whole genome shotgun sequence, one genomic window encodes:
- the LOC131694697 gene encoding NPC intracellular cholesterol transporter 2-like — protein sequence MNRLLAIIAIVIPLVLTQTPVRQCSNGADLPASVDINGCIFSPCSIQNGAPIRAVAVGIISPIDTERLEAYITVRLAGLQIPFPMPDDLKDACSSGVSSGTCPITAGQSFDYTLNHAGQALGLSGITVQVEVGLRADDGTVVACLEFDAKIVA from the exons ATGAACCGGCTTCTAGCGATCATCGCCATCGTCATTCCTCTTGTCCTAACCCAAACCCCAGTTCGTCAAT GTTCCAATGGAGCCGACCTGCCAGCCTCGGTAGATATCAACGGTTGCATTTTTTCACCCTGTTCGATACAGAATGGAGCACCGATTCGAGCTGTAGCCGTCGGGATCATAAGCCCGATCGATACGGAGCGCCTGGAGGCTTACATCACGGTTCGGTTAGCTGGCCTGCAGATTCCGTTCCCGATGCCGGATGATCTGAAGGATGCTTGCTCCAGTGGAGTCTCTTCCGGAACCTGTCCCATTACAGCTGGACAGTCCTTTGATTATACTCTGAACCACGCAGGCCAAGCCCTTGGACTAAGCGGAATCACCGTTCAGGTAGAAGTTGGATTGCGAGCCGATGACGGGACGGTTGTTGCATGCCTCGAGTTTGATGCAAAAATTGTAGCATGA
- the LOC131677257 gene encoding NPC intracellular cholesterol transporter 2-like — MFKYLVVAAIIPVLALASPTPFRTCPNNAPVPETFTVGDCTSLPCPIVRGQPLEAKGGNIISPVSTSTVEAYITVSLAGLDLDFPIPEELVDACANGINSCPLVAGQPFDYVFYDDDMNLPLGGITVQIRVGLRDGATEIACVEFDGALI, encoded by the exons ATGTTCAAGTACCTCGTCGTCGCTGCCATCATCCCGGTCCTGGCTTTGGCCAGCCCAACACCCTTCCGCACCT GCCCCAACAATGCTCCGGTTCCGGAGACGTTCACGGTAGGAGACTGCACCTCCCTGCCGTGTCCCATCGTTCGTGGACAACCCCTGGAGGCCAAGGGTGGTAACATTATCAGCCCGGTTTCCACCAGCACTGTCGAAGCCTACATCACCGTTAGTCTGGCCGGATTGGACTTGGACTTCCCGATTCCCGAGGAATTGGTGGATGCTTGCGCCAATGGAATCAATTCCTGCCCGCTTGTTGCTGGACAACCTTTCGACTATGTGTTCTACGACGATGACATGAACCTGCCGCTCGGTGGCATCACCGTTCAGATCCGAGTCGGTCTGCGAGATGGTGCAACCGAAATCGCCTGCGTGGAGTTCGATGGGGCTTTGATCTAA
- the LOC131677258 gene encoding NPC intracellular cholesterol transporter 2-like, producing the protein MNKFAFLVAILPSLVFTEIVPVQECQTGPLPTSVDVIGCSKLPCKLSRGQEAVVYVDFRPASDASALRPSVFATVLGVTVPFSLPEDWQNACDWLVGTRCPLTAGEDVMYVLRLPVQKTYPPVAVDVELRLIDQAEQVVSCFVVSAKVV; encoded by the exons ATGAACAAGTTTGCATTTTTAGTAGCGATTCTGCCTTCGTTGGTCTTCACCGAAATAGTTCCCGTCCAGGAAT GTCAAACTGGACCCCTTCCGACTTCGGTGGATGTCATTGGCTGTAGTAAGCTACCTTGTAAGTTATCCCGCGGACAGGAGGCCGTCGTTTATGTAGACTTCAGACCAGCTAGCGATGCATCCGCATTGCGTCCGTCAGTATTCGCCACGGTACTGGGTGTGACCGTTCCGTTCAGCTTACCTGAAGATTGGCAGAATGCTTGCGATTGGCTTGTGGGAACCCGCTGCCCGTTGACCGCCGGTGAAGATGTGATGTACGTCCTGAGGCTGCCTGTACAGAAGACCTACCCGCCGGTAGCTGTGGATGTCGAGCTCCGACTGATCGATCAGGCTGAACAGGTTGTGAGTTGCTTTGTGGTGTCGGCGAAGGTGGTATAA